Sequence from the Camelus dromedarius isolate mCamDro1 chromosome 12, mCamDro1.pat, whole genome shotgun sequence genome:
AagtcttctcctagcttgttaaACCCTTTTAAAGCACCTATGAGGTTTTATGTTCTATGTCAGACCTCTTTTAatgtattggccatttgtatatagATTTCATTGCAACAGAAAGCTCTTCTATTGGATTTCTACTTATCCTTTTATTAGGGAAGAAAAACTTTGACTATAGATAAATTGGAACATTTGAAATCTCAACTGGACTTAACAACCTATGGTGATCTAATTTCTCAACTGGAAGAACTGATCTTAAAATTTGAACCTTTGGATTCAGCTTGTAGTAGTAGAAGAAGCTCCATTTCATCACATGTAGGTATTCTCACTTTGAAAAAGGGTTTGGCTGTATAGTAAGATTTTTCTATATTAGGTTGTACTCACTTACTTCTAGGGTCCCAAAACTCAACTTCCTTTCCATgttgattttttggggggtggggcaaTCAAGAGGGACTTTCTTTCAGCTGTTGGACAGCCCTTTGAAGCCTTCATTAAGGTGTGTCTTAgaaccacattttgttttatcattgttTAGCATATCCTGTTTGCAAATATACCTCATATAGCCTCTAGCACAAATTAAATTGCTCCTAATTGGTTTCAAATGCTTCATGCTAACTTGAGTCTCAGTGTAGCTCAggattgtctcatttaatccccattcTCACTGCCAGACTTTATGGAGACAAGCTAGAGAAATACGGCAGCATGACGCCACGACACATGGGAAGGACCCAGCTGCCAGGAGCCTAGACCTTGCTCACCAGTTTGTTCTAATAAGCCATAGTTGTTGCTATTGACTTGCTACTTTTAGTGTTGGTGTTTCTCTTAGAATATCATGTTATAAAGGAaagttttactttgatttttcttgaattctttttatttttaggaaagttTCAGTATCTTGGACTCTGGTATTTATCGTGTCATTAGTAGTAGAAGAGGCAGTCAGTCAGATGAAGACTCTTGTTCCCTTCACAGCCAAACCCTTTCAGAAGATGAGAGACTTAAAGAATTCACCTCACATCAAGAAGAGGACCAACCAGATCAGTGTTGTGGCTCACAAGGAACTGAAGGTGATGAATGTATCTTTTATTGGTTGCCGATATGAAACAGTTATTTTCTGTGACTTCTGTTTGCCAGGATTATCTCATGCATAGAGTTTTCTACAGGGTGTTAATAGGTTTTATTAAGTTGATAGACTTTCTACAAACCTATTGACCTCCTCACCACTAGAAGGATAAGTTTATGTTTATTTGGGATTTCTTCTCCCTTCGTGTTTAGGCTAACATTGGTAAATAACTTAATTTTGATCATGCATCCAAGTGCTGGAAAGGTTAAGAGAGAGGAGGTCATTAACCAAAAGAGTGGAACGGTTTTATCCTGACtaaccaaattattttccattaggAATGAAAAATTACTACAGTTTTGGGGGCCATTGCCTTCACTTTTCGATGTTCAAGTATTCCTGTGACTGAACTGTTGAGAAGATGTTAATAGACCCTAAACTTCTTTTTTGACTTATGGGGATTCAGGGTTAGTAGGAAAAATGAAGGTACCTGTCTAAGTGTTTTATACGTGGACCATCCGTGCATCTTGTAAACCTGTGTTCTGCTCATTTGTATTTGGGTCAGTCATGATTTTGGTATTGAAtccttcatttcctttggtttattcatttcagaatttctttaaagattaaaaaaactttcATGTGATTAGATTGTTTCTTTTCCCCTGATTCCATTCATCAGACAGTGTTTCTTATGTTCCAGTGACGTTTGAGACGGATAAGAGTGAAACTTTTCTCCCCTTCAGCATCCCACTGTCATTTCGTTCTCCATCTCCTCTAGTGTCTCTTCAGGCTGTCAAGGAGAGGTAAACTTACTAGTCTTGTCATTTAATCACATTTCTGGTTTTACCTCAGTTGTCATAATGGGCACTTTTGCACTGAGAatggaaagacttttttttttgaaagacattttaaatgagaaaaaaagaaagtgtccAGGTTTTCTCATTTCAATCTTGGGGAATTTAGCTTCCCTTTTTGAGTAGctggatatttgagttgttacaaatgtgtttctttttttcctcctcaggctgagcaaaagtttaaaaatatgttttttcctCATGCCTGATAAGAACATTTTCCATGTATCATTAGtcattttcttaatcatttttcagTTTGGACTCAGAGTTGGAGACTTTAGAAGTTACTACTCGCTGGGTCCAGAATTGACATATAAGTTTGAAAAAGAAGACTTTGTGTACTTAAATGCTAATCTGAGTTTTGATggatacaaattttactttttaagaaggATATACTGTGATGAGTTAGCAGCTGAATTTCATGAAGAAATTCTTGGGCTAGGATGGGGCAAGTGATCACATGGCCTCCTTTGCCTAAATTGATAGAAACATTGCAGGCACAGCTGGAGTTAAAGACCTTTTCTTTAGAACTGAATCAAATTAGTTTAGTAAATGAAGTAAATCCTTATTCTGTTATGAGTTTTACATGGGCCTTATGTGAAATCTGTAATTGATTAGAGAAGTTGCTATAAACAGAGTCTTTCTTTTTAGTAAGTCTAAGTTGCTTTCAGGGACTGATAGGAACATGGAGAACTCAGGTACTGAATTTGTCATTCTTGgcaataatgaattttttttcatataagttTGTTGGTATTTGATTTGACTTCCAGTGTTTCTAGCTTTGTGCGTAAAACTACTGAGAAGATCGGCACCCTTCACACTAGTCCTGATCTGAAAGGGAGACCAGAACCCAGGGGTGATGAGCAGTCATGTGAAGAAGATGTGAGTCCGGTCACTTGCCCAAAGGAGGAAGACACTGTGTAAGCCTCTATAGAAATCTGTGTAAATTCTACAGGAGTCAGCTGTCAATATGAAGAGAGCTGTACACCATGTCCTCTTGAAGAACGCATACGTATGGCTCTGTTCATGGTAGATTGTTTATGTATTTGTAAAAACTGGAAAATCACATCAACCCATACATAGCAAGTCGGTTGAGACAGAGTTGTAATTTAGCACCTCTTCCATCTTTCCCCCAGACAACTTCCCTCCCTTTCAAATCTCTTCAAATTTCTGGATGTTAGAGAAGGAGTATCATATTAGGAGTAGGATGACCAAGGATCTCAGCCCTGTCCAGGTTCTGCTTCTGACTAGGATGTGCCTTTGGATAGGTGACTGATGCTCTTTGACCCGCACGGTGAGAGCAGTAGCATTGATGTCTTATCATGTACCTTCCTATGACATGCAGGTGGCGTGGTCCTTATGTAGTGGAGTTGCAGCTGAGCCCTTGGTCTGGCACGATGTGAAGCATCTTGTTTATCTGGTCTCTGCCTTTTCTCATCGTTCAGGGGATCTGGCCACTGAAGGCAAGCAAGCTCAGCAGTCACTCAGGAATTGTGATAGACCCACAGGGCCAGTGTATATTAGACAGTCAGATGGAATAAAAGGTGTGTTATCCTTAGAGTGACTTAGTTACGAATCCATGTGTGTATAGGAAAAGAGTACAGGTAGTGCTATGGCGTTTAAGGCAGCCCTCAGTCTGACCTGAGCCCACCTTTCCAGCCTCACTTCCAGCCACATCCTTCTAAGCACTCTAAATTCCAGTGCTGCCCGAGAACTGGGTGTGTACACCTCACTACTTTTCTTCATGCTGTTTCTCCCACCTGCACTATTTCACCCCCATTCTTTCTAATGCAAATACCACCTCCTCAGGAGAGCATGTCTTACTTGCCTGGTCAGAATAATTattcctttttctgtgttttcagggCTCAGTGCTTGTGCTGCTCTTTagtattcattttctctcttgtatATTAGAGTTGTTTTCTTGCCTCTCTTTCTGACTAGGGCTAACTCTGACTTGAGCCTACGCATCTTGAGGCCATTTTTTATACTCATCTGTTTGTCTCATGTAACATTAAGTACAGTACCTTGCATTTAGTAAGCACTTAGGAATATTTGCCTATGGAAGCTCTAATCCCCTCTAacttttttcatacttttctaGGGGGAAAGAAGAAGTAGCCAGTCAACCTCCAGAAGAAGATGAGTTACAAGAGCTCAAAATAGCAACAGCAGAAGCCATGTGAGTGTTTGAATGAGAAAATTTTATAGTGAATGGGAGTAATGTTTTGAGATCATCAGTAGTGGCTCTGAGACAGTGTGGAGCAGAGGAGGTTTCATTTGGAATTGAAATTCAAGAATTAGTACAAAGTTAATGTTCTCTGTATTGCTGTCTTGCTgagataattattatttaaagagTTGAAAAGTAACATTTATTCCAGGTAAGTATGTTGTATCTGTTGGGTTTATTTAGCATaaaacagtttgtttttttaaaaaagtatgtgaaaCATAAATTTCATACTTGTCTGTCTTGTATAGGACCAAGCTACAGGACCCACTGGTTTTGTTTGAACCAAAGTCTCTGAGATTGGTTTTACAGGAGTGGCTTTCACACTTAGAAAAAACATTTGCCGTGGAGGACTTCTCAGGCATTTCAGATACTGACAACTCATCCATGAAATCAAACCAGGATATACTATTGCTTGATGGGTCAAGAAAGGGAATATTAGatgaagaacatgaaaaagaaaaaaggaactctTTACACAATGAAGAAACTGTTCATCAAACAGCATATGAGTCTGTAAATAGTCCGAGGGAGCCCTTGGATGATGACCTTTTTCGAGTATGTTCTCCGTGCAGTATAGCAAATGATCTTATGAAGGACCTGGCTGAATTGACAACGTTGTGTTTGGAATTGAATGTATTGAATTCTGAGATCAGAAGTGCAGGTGGATGTGTGGATCACACTTTGCAACAGTGCTCACCTGAAATTCTGGCTTGTCATTTCCTAAAGAAGTACTTTTTTCTCCTGGACTTGAAAAGAGCAAAGGAGAGCATCAAGCTGAGTTACAGTAACAGTCCTTGTGTTTGGGATACTTTTATTGAAGGATTGAAAGGTAATAATCAGACTGCCTTACCAAAGATAGAAATTTATATAGAGGACAATAACCTCTTGGCAtctatgagttaaaaaaaaaaaaagatttaagtagAAAAATCACCTCCGTTCTGGTAAACCATCCATTTAATTTTCcactcaatttaatttttaatatttcttgcaaCTACTAtaagaaattagttttatttctctCACAGTCTTATTCAGAAAATGATATAGTACTGTTGGAGAAGTTGggtttaagtaaaattttataaatgcagataaatgaagaaaaaagaaaatccctcATGTAACTTAACTAATATAGAAACAGCatataccatttattgagtacttaccatgtgccagataGTCTTCTAAACACTTTGCAAGcatcatctcatttcatctttacaACACTTTGGAGTAGATGGTGTTACTCTATTtaatagttgaggaaactgagacatagaGAGATTATAATAATTGAGTAGATTAAAACTGCTATAGTATCTCATAATAACTCAGATATAATACAATAACTCAGATACAATAGATTTACAATTACTCAGCTACAATACAAtgcaatttatttcttttcatagatCAGTCCAGGGCAACTGTTCCAGGTCAGTGGTCAGCTCTCTTGCATGTGGTAATTCAGGGTTCCaagttccttccatttttttgaCTTCTATCCTCTCTTAGGGCTGATGATTGAGATTGGGTTGCTGTGTCCAGGCTGAAGCATATGGAAGAGGCAAACAAGCTCTCTGATATATGTGGCCCGGTAGTGACTTAAATCTCTTCCATTGGCGAGAATTCTATCACATGGCCCCACCTAACtgcaaaggagtctgggaaatgtaacCTGTCCAGGTGTCTAGAAGGAAGAGGCTGGATACGGCTGAAGGGCTTGCATGTCTGCCTCAGAGATTTTGGTGGGCAGTCAGCAGTCTCTATTTCACGCTTGATTGAAGCCACACATTACTGGTCATCCTTGTACAGAAACCGTGCTGTTTCTACTGCAATGGTCCCATGTTTTTAAAGAGGTGACTTTTCTTAACTCAAAACTCTGGATAACAGATGTCATATTTCTTATAATTGATGTAGACTTTAAGCAGACTTTTCATTCATCACCAAAAGTGAATAGTCACAAGTAGagacacatttttatattatctgaCTTAAGGATCTGTAAGGTTCCTGGAAACAAGGATCTGTAGTTACAGTTCTCCTCACTTCACAGTTAGCAGTTAAATGTGTAAGAAatgattttggtttcttttactgAATTGAAGTAGACTCTTTTATGTTGAAGTAAGAACGGTTACTTCTTTTCAAATAGTTTCAAATGTTTCACATTATTCCTGGACATTTGCTGTATCTGTCTCTATTACGTGATCATACCCAATCTTGGTCACAGGAAAATAGCAAAAAAGTCTTCATCAACCTGAGTGGTTAACTTACTACCAGAGCTGGCTAAAGCAAGTGTGGTGGGCATTTGAAATGATGCAGCTGCTTCCTTGAATTTAAGGGGATAAGTTTGGCTTAGCACTCACCCAATCATAAAGCTTTCCCTTACTTCTTATGCTCTAAGTGATGGCTTCTTCTCTGAATTCCTTTAAGTACTTGACTGACCCAATCATATTGGAAATATTGTACGTTATGTATATAAAGGATGCTTTTTCAGTGGTAATAGGCACTTATATATTGGCTAtctgttcctttgtcttttttaaaacttccaatATGCTTTGCCTCCCAGTTTGATTTTAAGgcccttaaaagcagagattgtcttgtgtcctttttttttttttaaatctctcctgCAATGCTTTATAAATGTTGGGCCCTACACACAAAATGATTGTTGAATAATGTGTTCATGACTTAAATATTTATAGCTGTGAGATGAAGGGAAATTGCTTTGTCTTTTAGAAATGGCAAGTTCCAATCCTACATATataaagatggaagaaggagACCTCCCAGCAAAATTAAAGTTACTGGATGATTCGGTCCCTTTTGACAGTCCTTTGTTGATTGCTTATGCTACCCGGTGAGTTGTCCTATATGTTGTTTATATGAACTGAAGCACATGCATCTTCTTGGTCATAGTCTATAAAGTTTTACTCAATTAGGTGTTGAGCAACTTCTTGTTACtgtactcatttttatttttaatgaatacttAAGGTAACCAAGTTATATTATCTCACTaacgttttttgtttttaaatgcagattGTATGAGAAATTTGGAGAATCTGCCCTTCGATCCTTAATCAGGTTTTACCCATCCATTTTGCCTTCAGATGTCATGCAACTTTGTCATTATCACCCCGCTCAGTTTTTGGCCTATTTAGACAGTCTGGTGAAATCAAGGCCTGAAGATCAACGGTGAGAAGGAGAGAACGTGTGCAGACTCTCCTTTCTTGTGATAGGGCATTGTTTCTCTCGTATACGCAGTTGGAACACTTTTAGGATTAACTTCTCAGGATTGAGGCACCTGCAGTAGAAGAGGAGGAATTGGCAGTCATGTCCCTTTCTTtcacagttcacagtacacaccATAAATGTGCACATATCAcacttctcttctctccctctctccctttcagaCATTATCAGATCAACAGTGTAAAATTAAACTCCTGCTTCAGGGCCTAGGCTGAAACAGATAAACTTCCTTGTTGTCTCTGCCAGTGGGTGGATTTTCTGCCACTTTTTTATTGATGATATCCCAGCCTTTTGCGGTTGGATCTCAGTTCCAGCTCTTAGCTTCTATAGGCTGAGACCTCATTTCCTATCTCCAcgtggcaataaacacacatgtCCCTTGGTTATTAAGAATGACCacttcccccctttttttcttcttttgattggTTCACATTTGCTATACTGGtacttatttctcctttttttcccccctttggtGCTTTCCTTATTATCTTTAGGCTCaactattcatttaaaaagctATTAGATTTCTACCAGTAATTCTAGACATTTTGTAGCAGAAGGGTTTTCCAGTTATTTCATCCAccctattaatttcttttttttaaatgaagtatattgatttcttaataacattttattcatATCCACACATTATATCTTTCCTTTCTCAACATGAAGATTGATGATTTTTCTCCCCAACTTTCTCTTAGGCCATCCTTCCTTGAGTCCCTTCTACAACCAGAGTCTTTAAGATTGGATTGGCTGCTGTTGGCAGTGTCCCATGATGCTCCCCCAAGCACCAGCACTGTAGACGATGAAGGAAATCCCAGGTATAGAAGGGGTTCT
This genomic interval carries:
- the HPS5 gene encoding BLOC-2 complex member HPS5 isoform X3, giving the protein MTFVPVIPESYSHVLAEFESLDPLLSALRLDSTRLKCTSLAVSRKWLALGTSGGGLNLIQKEGWKHRIFLSHREGAISQVACCLHDDDYVAVATSQGLVVVWELNQERRGKPERIYVSSEHKGRKITALCWDTAILRVFVGDHMGKVSAIKLNTSKQAKAAAAFVMFPVQTITTVDSCVVQLDYLDGRLLISSLTRSFLCDTEREKFWKIGNKERDGEYGACFFPGRCSAGQQPLIYCARPGSRMWEVNFDGEVISTHQFKKLLSSPPLPVITLRSEPQYDHTVGSSQSLSFPKLLHLSEHCVLTWTERGIYIFVPQNVQVLLWSEVKDIQDVAVCKNELFCLHLNGKVSRLSLLSVERCVERLLRRGLWNLAARTCCLFQNSVIASRGRKTLTIDKLEHLKSQLDLTTYGDLISQLEELILKFEPLDSACSSRRSSISSHESFSILDSGIYRVISSRRGSQSDEDSCSLHSQTLSEDERLKEFTSHQEEDQPDQCCGSQGTEVTFETDKSETFLPFSIPLSFRSPSPLVSLQAVKESVSSFVRKTTEKIGTLHTSPDLKGRPEPRGDEQSCEEDVSPVTCPKEEDTVGKEEVASQPPEEDELQELKIATAEAMTKLQDPLVLFEPKSLRLVLQEWLSHLEKTFAVEDFSGISDTDNSSMKSNQDILLLDGSRKGILDEEHEKEKRNSLHNEETVHQTAYESVNSPREPLDDDLFRVCSPCSIANDLMKDLAELTTLCLELNVLNSEIRSAGGCVDHTLQQCSPEILACHFLKKYFFLLDLKRAKESIKLSYSNSPCVWDTFIEGLKEMASSNPTYIKMEEGDLPAKLKLLDDSVPFDSPLLIAYATRLYEKFGESALRSLIRFYPSILPSDVMQLCHYHPAQFLAYLDSLVKSRPEDQRPSFLESLLQPESLRLDWLLLAVSHDAPPSTSTVDDEGNPRPHSHLFSWGYSQLILHLIKLPADFTTKEKMTDICRSHGFWPGYLILCLELERRREAFTNIVYLNDMSLMEGDNEP
- the HPS5 gene encoding BLOC-2 complex member HPS5 isoform X4 → MGKVSAIKLNTSKQAKAAAAFVMFPVQTITTVDSCVVQLDYLDGRLLISSLTRSFLCDTEREKFWKIGNKERDGEYGACFFPGRCSAGQQPLIYCARPGSRMWEVNFDGEVISTHQFKKLLSSPPLPVITLRSEPQYDHTVGSSQSLSFPKLLHLSEHCVLTWTERGIYIFVPQNVQVLLWSEVKDIQDVAVCKNELFCLHLNGKVSRLSLLSVERCVERLLRRGLWNLAARTCCLFQNSVIASRGRKTLTIDKLEHLKSQLDLTTYGDLISQLEELILKFEPLDSACSSRRSSISSHESFSILDSGIYRVISSRRGSQSDEDSCSLHSQTLSEDERLKEFTSHQEEDQPDQCCGSQGTEVTFETDKSETFLPFSIPLSFRSPSPLVSLQAVKESVSSFVRKTTEKIGTLHTSPDLKGRPEPRGDEQSCEEDVSPVTCPKEEDTVGKEEVASQPPEEDELQELKIATAEAMTKLQDPLVLFEPKSLRLVLQEWLSHLEKTFAVEDFSGISDTDNSSMKSNQDILLLDGSRKGILDEEHEKEKRNSLHNEETVHQTAYESVNSPREPLDDDLFRVCSPCSIANDLMKDLAELTTLCLELNVLNSEIRSAGGCVDHTLQQCSPEILACHFLKKYFFLLDLKRAKESIKLSYSNSPCVWDTFIEGLKEMASSNPTYIKMEEGDLPAKLKLLDDSVPFDSPLLIAYATRLYEKFGESALRSLIRFYPSILPSDVMQLCHYHPAQFLAYLDSLVKSRPEDQRPSFLESLLQPESLRLDWLLLAVSHDAPPSTSTVDDEGNPRPHSHLFSWGYSQLILHLIKLPADFTTKEKMTDICRSHGFWPGYLILCLELERRREAFTNIVYLNDMSLMEGDNGWSPETVEEWKLLLHLVQNKSTKPAPQKPPNGNFSDGPSPVNVENVALLLAKAMGPDRAWSLLQECGLTLELSERFTRTCDILRIAEKRQRALIQSMLEKCDRFLWSQQA
- the HPS5 gene encoding BLOC-2 complex member HPS5 isoform X2 — protein: MTFVPVIPESYSHVLAEFESLDPLLSALRLDSTRLKCTSLAVSRKWLALGTSGGGLNLIQKEGWKHRIFLSHREGAISQVACCLHDDDYVAVATSQGLVVVWELNQERRGKPERIYVSSEHKGRKITALCWDTAILRVFVGDHMGKVSAIKLNTSKQAKAAAAFVMFPVQTITTVDSCVVQLDYLDGRLLISSLTRSFLCDTEREKFWKIGNKERDGEYGACFFPGRCSAGQQPLIYCARPGSRMWEVNFDGEVISTHQFKKLLSSPPLPVITLRSEPQYDHTVGSSQSLSFPKLLHLSEHCVLTWTERGIYIFVPQNVQVLLWSEVKDIQDVAVCKNELFCLHLNGKVSRLSLLSVERCVERLLRRGLWNLAARTCCLFQNSVIASRGRKTLTIDKLEHLKSQLDLTTYGDLISQLEELILKFEPLDSACSSRRSSISSHESFSILDSGIYRVISSRRGSQSDEDSCSLHSQTLSEDERLKEFTSHQEEDQPDQCCGSQGTEVTFETDKSETFLPFSIPLSFRSPSPLVSLQAVKESVSSFVRKTTEKIGTLHTSPDLKGRPEPRGDEQSCEEDVSPVTCPKEEDTVGKEEVASQPPEEDELQELKIATAEAMTKLQDPLVLFEPKSLRLVLQEWLSHLEKTFAVEDFSGISDTDNSSMKSNQDILLLDGSRKGILDEEHEKEKRNSLHNEETVHQTAYESVNSPREPLDDDLFRVCSPCSIANDLMKDLAELTTLCLELNVLNSEIRSAGGCVDHTLQQCSPEILACHFLKKYFFLLDLKRAKESIKLSYSNSPCVWDTFIEGLKEMASSNPTYIKMEEGDLPAKLKLLDDSVPFDSPLLIAYATRLYEKFGESALRSLIRFYPSILPSDVMQLCHYHPAQFLAYLDSLVKSRPEDQRPSFLESLLQPESLRLDWLLLAVSHDAPPSTSTVDDEGNPRPHSHLFSWGYSQLILHLIKLPADFTTKEKMTDICRSHGVSKGRDQNGLNKITGEGLWEEVRLGVSGLDILFSVWSWREEERPSPTLCI